The genomic DNA TATACGATAAAATGGAGgtattaattaaataattaaaagaaataaaaataatcacAAAAGAGCTTGGACAGCAGTAGGACAAAGACAGGCACCTACCTACCACACTCATCCCTGCTAGGGCTTGGCAACTACtcgcttctctctctctctgtcctCATACCTACCCGGTCAAATGTCTTGAGTAATCCCGGTCAGTGTGCCTCTCTCTGTCTCATCATATAATCACACGCTCTCTTCTGTAGCTCTCCTCTCTCCACATCCCTGCACCAAGAACCAAATACCACTCACCACAGACAGTCACCACTGCGGCGTTGTTGGTGTAGCTACCTGGTCTGTTTATCTTGATTCTTGAGAGAGAACTAGAGAAGCATCAGGCATGGGGAGGTCGCCGTGCTGCGAGAAGGCGCACACGAACAAGGGCGCCTGGACCAAGGAGGAGGACCAGCGCCTCGTCGCCTACATCAAGGCCCACGGCGAAGGTTGCTGGAGGTCGCTCCCAAAGGCGGCGGGGCTGCTGCGCTGCGGCAAGAGCTGCCGGTTGCGGTGGATCAACTACCTGCGCCCCGACCTCAAGCGCGGCAACTTCaccgaggaagaagacgacctcatcatcaagctcCACCAGATCCTCGGAAACAAGTACGTACGTTATAAATTACAAAGATTAGAGCTTTCTGTTTTTATTGGGTCTTTCTTATTGATTCTTACGGTGTTGAAACAAATGAAACAGGTGGTCTCTGATCGCCGGGCGGCTGCCGGGTCGGAcggacaacgagatcaagaactactggaacaCGCACATCAAGCGCAAGCTCCTCGCACGCGGCATCGACCCGCAGACGCACCAGCCGCTcagtggcgccgccgccaacgcgCCAAGCAGCCGTCTCCAGGATcaactggcggcggcgcgctccagcTGCTCGCCGCAGACGAGCGGAGCGGGCCACAGCAGCGATGAAGACAGCGCGTCCGTGCCGTACCTCGTCGGCATCGATCTCAACCTGTCCTTAAGCCCTCCCAGCCAACCgccctcgccggtcgccgccgttgCCAACTAGCACCTAGGCATAGTAGGCAAGAAGCGGCGCGATAAGATGAGAGCCTGAGGCACTCCTAGTCAGTCTCCTAGACGGAGAGGATTTGCCTGTTCTTGAGTCTCCAGGTTTCAACAAGCTAGAGGTGCACCTGCGGCGGCCAAgaatcgagagagagagagagagagagagagagagagagagagagagagaagatggCTTATAATTTGAACACGAGGAATCCTGTCTACTGTTCTCTTAATTTTTGTAAAAAATATTTGTGACATGACGGCTCATCTTTGTGTAAACATCTTCACCAAAATctatgcttcttctttcttcccttTTGATGCATGCTAGCTGCTCAGTTGTGCAGCAGTACTGTATCTGCCTTTGGCGTGGTTGATTGCGTTCTTGGCCTCTTACAtcccttttccttcttttcgGCTAGTGTGACGTTCTTTTGTTCATATATACATCGATTCCGGACACTTCTGATGCAGCCTCTTCTTGGTTCATGAAACTGGCAAAATGCTCATCTTAATCTTacaattactaattaaaaactTTATAATAATTCTAATAAGACATGCTATAAAAAAGATAGATTTaaaaaattctcataaaaatcagaAATATCGGATTATCAATTTGGTGGTCTCTAATCATCTAACTATAGGAACTATTAtgcttttaaaaaaatactcaCCCTTGCCATTACAAAAATAGTCGATAGTAACTACCCACCTTTATCAATATGAAAAGTAACCTAAAGGGACCCCtaatttcatcaaaattacccacctacacAAATATATATGCCACTCGGTTTACAATTTCAATGCAATGCTTGGTTGTTTGTGTAACTAACTAGAACACGCATTGGAGAAAATACACATTCTATGTTGGAAAAACGTAAAAGGGTTCATGTTTGACCGGAAGTTTTGAAGAGAGACAAAAGGTTGACTTTTCTATCCATTGCCGATCATGCCAAAACTAGCAAAATAATACTCCAAAATAAAGAAGCAATGGTCCTCTGGACTCGTTGATTCCTCTGGAGTAATAGTACTTATTCTGGCTTAAATGTTGAGTAAATCGTTGAGGACTAGTAGAAAGAAAAAGCCCCGACGCTCTTGTGTGTTCACAAGAGAATTAGGAAGAGTGTTACATCTCCTCCAACAAGATCATGTCAGCTAGCTCTTAGATAGTCCATGTCATTATTAATTGTCCTATGTGGTGGAGAGATGAAGAGGAGAGAAAGAAGAGCTACTTTGTTCAAGAGATAGTCTCACAAGCACACTTCTCAATTTTTTCAGCCAAGTCATTTATCTTCTCTAATcatctttctttgttttggGACGCACATTAGTTTTGAGTAGTGTGCTTATTAAGAGCTAACAACTGTTGGAGGAGGTCTTATATCTGTTTTGGAATTTCTCTAGCCACCCACTACTGGGGATTCCACTttcagtaccggttccaaactcccctttagtaccggttgtacaaccggtattGCTCTGTCGGTACTAGGAGGGGGGCTTTACCCTTTATTACCGGTCAAATAACCAGTACTAACGAGATCCATTTAGTACATTGCGCCAAAAACAAAGCCTCGCGTCGTGCGCGGTTCGTaagattcgaacccacgacctcaagcctcacgcTAGCCTTCCTTGTCATCCCACCTACGCAGCGCATGTGATGGATGTAGATAtgatttccttttgaagtaatctgtggagggcctttagtactgggtcataacaccaccagtacttcccctttagtaccgggtggtgttgtgaaccggtactaaaagttctaaaccttttagtaccaggtcgTAACACcatctggtactaaaggggacctttagtacatagtaccgggtggtgttacgatccggtactaaaagacCTCCGGGGGTCCTAAATTTGGATCGGTACTAATGTAAGGGCTAAAATTTGACCTGTTTTAAGGGAGTGGACGAAAGGTCATTTACCTGATATATAGTCTCATAATAATCGTCCTCATTTGCCTTTTATTGCTCCTGAGGAGCATAATTCCTATATATAGGATATAGCTACTTGAGACAATGAAACCCAAGTACTTTGCATATGTCCTATCGCTAGAGAAAGCAAAGATTGGCATACCTCTCACACTGTTCGAAGTTCTGAGAAATTAGAGTAGAAATTAATCTGAATAATAATGGACACCTTTTGAGCTGCTACCTCTGTCCTCTGGTATGCAAAATCCAAGTATGTtccataaaaagaaaaaaaactacgTACTAAAGCTATCTATATTGAGAACGAAGCAGAGGCATGGTAAAGAAGGTAAAATGATTTGGGAAAATATATTCGATATACCTACTGGCACTTTTTTCTATCATTTTCTAACCAAAAGGACATCTATCCAGTATTTTAGAAAGTAGtctatttttttcatatttccACAATTTAAATATAGTTATTTTAATGTAGGTTGAAAAAGTAACAAAGCTAAAATTTCCCCACCAAATCTAGACCTTACCACTAAAcaaaatttgtttttttttgtgtgtgcagCAACCATTTGCAGTAAGGACAATCCTTGCTTTGTTAGATTTTCCCTACCGCCTGATTACCTATTGCGCTGCAAATATCTTTTTGTTGTGTAGATGCTgaggcaaaaagaaaagaacttaTAACGTAGTAGTATGGATAAATCACTTATTTGAGTTATATAGCAGCAAATAAATCTGAAATTTTTTATACTATTTTACAGTGGTTTAAAAGTATCCACCGGTACTTGTTGGTACTTTTGTCTATGATTTTTGTTCACCATCTGATctgaaaaataattaaaaaaaaataaatttaagaaATTTTTTGGTACTTGATCCCACCAATTTGGTAGTCCTTGGTACTTCTCATTAGGTATTTCAAGGTACTTTCATTGTTTCCAACGTTAGATTTCTCGAGATGGATGCTAAAGTTTCTCTAGAACATTATAGTTATAATTTATTAGAATGAACCATCTGAGACCATGATAGGACTCTGTAACAATGTAGATTTCCGTCTAATGATGTCGTCATATTATACATACTCTTTTCTAGTGGAAATGTTAGATAAATCCTCCCATATACATGAGTGCTTGATCAGTAAACAGAATTTCGATGGCGATTGCAATGGTTGGTTTCCATTTGGCGGTGGTAGTTGGTGTTTGGTAGCACAATGACACCACTCAGGCACCTATGAACAACCACTAGCTAGCTCCTTTGCATGAGCAGCCCCTACAttcctttttcttaaaaatCTCTACTGCCCTTTCAGTAGGTTGGGGCAAAAAACTTGGTCACTCTTGAGAAAGTGCTCGATGTCTGTGGGCCTTCACCTTCTAGAAGCTAAGCTGACCCCACCCAGTGACTTCCCTACCAATGGTAAAATGGACTTACGAACTGTCCTTATCTGACTGTGACTGGGTACATCAGATGCTAATGGGTGCAGTCAGCCTTGTGTCAAATTGCCTAAAGTTTTTTCAAGAGTATATCGTCTCCTGTGCTTAGGTGGGAAAGGTGAAAGTGATATAATGAGTTGGACATTGACAAAGCTTAGTGAAAACTCCAATTTCTTTCACTAACAGCATATCATATAAGGCCCGCACTTCATGCTAAAGTGTGCTTGAGATAGTACGGTAATTCCATG from Setaria italica strain Yugu1 chromosome VII, Setaria_italica_v2.0, whole genome shotgun sequence includes the following:
- the LOC101781675 gene encoding myb-related protein Zm38, whose protein sequence is MGRSPCCEKAHTNKGAWTKEEDQRLVAYIKAHGEGCWRSLPKAAGLLRCGKSCRLRWINYLRPDLKRGNFTEEEDDLIIKLHQILGNKWSLIAGRLPGRTDNEIKNYWNTHIKRKLLARGIDPQTHQPLSGAAANAPSSRLQDQLAAARSSCSPQTSGAGHSSDEDSASVPYLVGIDLNLSLSPPSQPPSPVAAVAN